The DNA window TTGTGCGGTGATCATGACGATATTACGATCCAAATCCTTAACAGGGTGGTTGCCGCCGTGGTGACCAAACTTCATTTTTACGGTTTTTGCACCACTCGCCAAAGCCAGTAACTGATGGCCCAGACAGATACCAAATACAGGGATCTCGGTGTTCAGGAAAGTTTTGATTGCTTCAATAGCATAATCACAGGGCTCTGGATCGCCGGGTCCGTTGGACAGGAAAATACCATCCGGTGCCATTTTCAGTACTTCGTCTGCGGAGGTTTTTGCCGGCACGACAGTAACGCGGCAGCCGCGATCCACCAGCATACGCAGAATGTTACGCTTAACTCCAAAATCATAAGCAACAATATGGTATGGCAGTTCTTGCTCTTTACGAGCTTCTGGTAATCCATCTGCCAGTGTCCAGCTTCCCTGTAACCACTGATAAGATTGTGTGGTAGTCACTTCTTGCGCCAAATCCATACCTTTCAAGCCAGGAAATGCTTTCGCTTTTTCAAGGGCAACTTGAGCATTTACTTCATCACCTGCAATGATACAACCGTTCTGTGCGCCTTTTTCCCGTAACAAACGAGTCAGCTTACGAGTATCAATATCAGCAATGGCAACAATGTTATGACGCTTTAAGTAATTAGACAGATTATCTTCACTGCGGTAATTGCTGGTTATCAGAGGTAAATCACGGATTACTAAGCCCTGGGCTTGAATAGTGGGAGATTCTTCATCAGTGGCATTGATGCCGACATTACCAATATGAGGATAGGTGAGAGTAACAATTTGGCGGGAATAGGAAGGGTCGGTAAGTATTTCTTGATATCCGGTCATTGAGGTATTGAAGACCACTTCTCCAACAGCCACACCCTCAGCACCTATGGCGCGACCGTGAAATTGGGTTCCATCTTCCAGAACCAATATAGCTGACTTAATCAAAACGCCCTCCAGAATGAATAAAAAATCGCATTCAATGCATATTAATTCAGAATTAATCCTTTAAATCAATGCCAATTATGATGTTTGTCAAAATTTTGGCAAATTCCGCGCATTCTAATGATGAGAGGGGAGCTTGTCTACAAAAAATGCCCTTTTTATTGTTTTTTTTTGCGACACTCACTGCTGTATCATTGAAATTTACCTGAAAAACATAAGAAAAGTGCGAGCATATTCACGATTAATGTGAAATTAAATTTTAAAGCAGAAAAAACAGTGTGATTTTTCGTATCTATGGGATAAAAGGGAATAAAAAAGTGATATTAAATTAGAAAACAGGTATAAATGATGTAATATGTATATTTTTTATTTAATTAAGTTAATCAGATAAATTATCTGCATTACTGTTACAATCGATAACACGATAACCTGATTCTCTGCCTGTTCTTATGAAATCGAAGATAATACTTTCTGAGCCTGAACGAATCACATTGCAACAACTTGCTTTGAATCATCCACATCGGGACATTCGTACGCGAGGAACGGGTTTGCTCATGCTTGCCAGAGGGATCAAGCCGTCCCAGATCACCGCTGAAATCGGATGCAGTCTCCGGGTTATCTATAATTGGGTTCACATGTGGCACAATTCAGGGATAGCGGGATTATTAGGTGGTCATGCCGGAGGCCGGTATCTCGCCATGACGCCTGACATGATTGCCACTGCGGTCGAAGCGGCCAGCGCAGAGTCCCTGACACTCGCCCGGATAGCTCAGTGCGTTGAGGCAAAGCATGGTGCCCTGCCTTGTACGCTTGAAACGCTGGCAAATACCCTGAAAAAGCAGGGGCTCACCTATAAACGAACCCGACTGTCGCTTAAAAAAAGCGTAACGAAACGGAGTTTGCTAAAAAATCCGCCTTGCTGAATAAAATTAAGGCTGGAGCACAGTTAGGCCATTACCGTCTGCTCTATTTCGATGAGGCGGGTTTTGCCGCGTCTCCTCCGGTGCAATATGGATGGAGTCCACGGGGTAAGCCCCATAAAACTGAGCCTCGAGAGCATGACAGACGGTCAGTTCTGGGGGCGTTAAATTACACGGATAACACGCTGTTTTACCAGACAACGTCAGGCAGTATCACGCGCGATGACGTGATTGATTTTTTAGAGCAGGTCGCCAAACAAGGGGACAACCGCCTGACATTTTTAGTGTTGGATAATGCGCGTATCCATCACGGGATCGAAGAACAAATCAGAAATGGCTGGTTACGAGAACACAACATGTTTTTATTCTATCTTCCCGCTTACAGCCCAGAGCTGAATTTGATTGAGATCGTCTGGAAACAGGCCAAATACCATTGGCGACGTTTTATCACTTGGACTCAGAATACAATGGAGCATGAATTAAATACTTTATTGAAAGGTTATGGCGACCAATTTGCAATTAACTTTTCTTGAGTACTTAATCAGAATTACGCAATTAATGAAAAATAATTGCGTAATTACAATTTGTTATATAATTAAAAAATTATAATTTATCCAGATCCAAGACATCCTTCATGTCATAAAGGCCATTATTTTTATCGGTTATCCAGACAGATGCCTTAACAGCGCCATTTGCAAAAGTCATACGGCTTGAAGCCTTATGACTGATCTCTACTCGTTCGCCAATATCGGCAAAAATAGCGGTATGCTCTCCAACAATATCGCCAGCTCTGACCGTAGCAAAACCGATACTTTTGGGGTTCCGCTCACCTGTGTGACCTTCCCGGGCATAGACAGCACAAGTTTTCAGGTCTCGACCTAGCGTATGCGCAATAGCTTCTCCCATTGCCAGTGCTGTTCCTGATGGCGCATCCACTTTATGGCGATGGTGAGCTTCAATGATTTCAATATCCGTATACTCTCCCATCACTGTTGCTGCTTTCTCCAGCAGCTTAAGGACAAGGTTGACACCGACACTGAAATTTGCTGCAAAAACAATAGGAATTTCATTAGCAGCATCTTTGATTGCTTGCTTACCTGCATCATCAAACCCAGTTGTACCAATCACCATGGCTTTACGGTATTGGCGGCAAATTGGCAGATATGTCAGCGTTCCTTCTGGTCGGGTGAAATCGATCAGGACATCAAAATCTTCAATGACAGCCTGGAGATCATCACGGATCGTAATACCGTTATGACCAATACCGGCCAATTCACCGGCATCTGCTCCCACCAATGAAGAGTCTGGGTGTTCTAATGCTGCACCAAGTGTAACGCCATCTAACTGCTGAATGGCCTGAATAAGATTG is part of the Xenorhabdus cabanillasii genome and encodes:
- the dapB gene encoding 4-hydroxy-tetrahydrodipicolinate reductase, with translation MADTDIRIAIVGASGRMGRNLIQAIQQLDGVTLGAALEHPDSSLVGADAGELAGIGHNGITIRDDLQAVIEDFDVLIDFTRPEGTLTYLPICRQYRKAMVIGTTGFDDAGKQAIKDAANEIPIVFAANFSVGVNLVLKLLEKAATVMGEYTDIEIIEAHHRHKVDAPSGTALAMGEAIAHTLGRDLKTCAVYAREGHTGERNPKSIGFATVRAGDIVGEHTAIFADIGERVEISHKASSRMTFANGAVKASVWITDKNNGLYDMKDVLDLDKL
- the carA gene encoding glutamine-hydrolyzing carbamoyl-phosphate synthase small subunit; protein product: MIKSAILVLEDGTQFHGRAIGAEGVAVGEVVFNTSMTGYQEILTDPSYSRQIVTLTYPHIGNVGINATDEESPTIQAQGLVIRDLPLITSNYRSEDNLSNYLKRHNIVAIADIDTRKLTRLLREKGAQNGCIIAGDEVNAQVALEKAKAFPGLKGMDLAQEVTTTQSYQWLQGSWTLADGLPEARKEQELPYHIVAYDFGVKRNILRMLVDRGCRVTVVPAKTSADEVLKMAPDGIFLSNGPGDPEPCDYAIEAIKTFLNTEIPVFGICLGHQLLALASGAKTVKMKFGHHGGNHPVKDLDRNIVMITAQNHGFAVDENSLPANLRVTHKSLFDGTLQGIHRTDKPAFSFQGHPEASPGPHEAASLFDHFIELIEQYRQQNDSQKNVQNGK
- a CDS encoding helix-turn-helix domain-containing protein; its protein translation is MKSKIILSEPERITLQQLALNHPHRDIRTRGTGLLMLARGIKPSQITAEIGCSLRVIYNWVHMWHNSGIAGLLGGHAGGRYLAMTPDMIATAVEAASAESLTLARIAQCVEAKHGALPCTLETLANTLKKQGLTYKRTRLSLKKSVTKRSLLKNPPC
- a CDS encoding IS630 family transposase, with the translated sequence MLNKIKAGAQLGHYRLLYFDEAGFAASPPVQYGWSPRGKPHKTEPREHDRRSVLGALNYTDNTLFYQTTSGSITRDDVIDFLEQVAKQGDNRLTFLVLDNARIHHGIEEQIRNGWLREHNMFLFYLPAYSPELNLIEIVWKQAKYHWRRFITWTQNTMEHELNTLLKGYGDQFAINFS